A window of Longispora fulva contains these coding sequences:
- a CDS encoding helix-turn-helix domain-containing protein: MTTPLGVLGLDALAEDTYRGLVALPSATAPHLAELLGRGTAEIMHALETLAARGLAARSGGDRDRFVAAPPTVALGTLLGQRHDDLRRAELAVATLAEEHRRAVAGRAISDLIEVITGVDGVRHRFDQIQRSAREEVRAFVTSRPVAVPREENAAEDKLVAKGVRYRVVIERAALDEPGTAEAALASVAAGEEIRVVEKLPVKLIMADRELALVSLPATEPARSEHGEPGAVMLHASGLLEALIALFEGTWARARPLRPTDSAALAPDDARILSLMLAGLTDRSISVHLGMSMRTVQRRVHFLMELAGVQTRIQLGWYAAREGWG; this comes from the coding sequence GTGACGACCCCGCTGGGCGTACTGGGGCTCGACGCCCTGGCGGAGGACACGTACCGGGGCCTGGTCGCCCTGCCCTCCGCCACCGCCCCGCACCTCGCTGAGCTGCTCGGCCGGGGTACAGCCGAGATCATGCACGCCCTGGAGACCCTCGCGGCCCGGGGACTGGCCGCCCGCTCCGGCGGCGACCGGGACCGGTTCGTCGCCGCGCCCCCGACCGTCGCGCTCGGCACCCTGCTCGGCCAGCGGCACGACGACCTGCGCCGGGCGGAGCTGGCGGTCGCGACCCTCGCCGAGGAGCACCGGCGCGCCGTGGCCGGCCGGGCGATCAGCGACCTGATCGAGGTCATCACGGGCGTGGACGGCGTCCGGCACCGGTTCGACCAGATCCAGCGCTCGGCCCGCGAGGAGGTCCGCGCCTTCGTCACCTCCCGGCCGGTGGCCGTGCCCCGCGAGGAGAACGCCGCCGAGGACAAATTGGTCGCAAAAGGTGTCCGCTATCGGGTGGTGATCGAACGAGCGGCACTTGATGAACCCGGCACGGCTGAAGCGGCCTTGGCATCCGTAGCGGCAGGCGAGGAGATCCGGGTTGTCGAGAAGCTGCCGGTCAAGCTCATCATGGCCGACCGGGAGCTGGCCCTCGTGTCGCTGCCCGCCACTGAGCCAGCTAGGTCCGAGCACGGCGAGCCCGGGGCCGTGATGCTGCACGCCAGCGGGCTACTGGAGGCCCTGATCGCGTTGTTCGAGGGCACCTGGGCCCGGGCCCGGCCGCTGCGGCCCACCGACAGCGCGGCGCTGGCCCCCGACGACGCCCGGATCCTGTCCCTGATGCTCGCCGGCCTCACCGACCGGTCGATCTCGGTGCACCTGGGGATGTCGATGCGCACCGTCCAGCGCCGGGTGCACTTCCTGATGGAGCTGGCGGGCGTCCAGACCAGAATCCAACTCGGCTGGTACGCGGCCCGCGAGGGCTGGGGATAG
- a CDS encoding metal-sensitive transcriptional regulator, with the protein MTTPTRGYTATKDQLLARLRRIEGQVRGIEKMVEEDRYCIDVLTQISAIQAALDKVGLGLLDGHARHCMHEGATEGKAEEMADEMLSAVARLMRRG; encoded by the coding sequence ATGACCACCCCGACCCGCGGCTACACCGCCACCAAGGATCAGCTCCTCGCCCGGCTCCGGCGGATCGAGGGCCAGGTGCGCGGGATCGAGAAGATGGTCGAGGAGGACCGGTACTGCATCGACGTCCTCACCCAGATCTCCGCCATCCAGGCCGCCCTCGACAAGGTCGGCCTGGGCCTGCTCGACGGCCACGCCCGGCACTGCATGCACGAGGGCGCGACGGAGGGCAAGGCCGAGGAGATGGCCGACGAGATGCTCTCCGCCGTCGCCCGGCTCATGCGGCGCGGCTGA
- a CDS encoding DUF3995 domain-containing protein, translated as MRIAAGVAAVTLALISALHVIWIFSPWPLATRADFARLVVGVPEDRTPSGALTGLVAGLIAVAGYVVAARAGLVPEIGPRWVYAAGAFTVAAVLGLRGVGGLVGAGVRGSSMPEFNALDLRIYSPLCAVLAGLSLWVALSPGD; from the coding sequence ATGAGAATCGCAGCGGGCGTCGCGGCCGTGACATTGGCGCTCATCTCGGCCCTGCACGTGATCTGGATCTTCTCGCCGTGGCCGCTGGCCACCCGCGCGGACTTCGCGAGGCTCGTCGTCGGCGTCCCCGAGGACCGCACGCCGTCCGGCGCGCTCACCGGGCTGGTGGCCGGCCTGATCGCCGTCGCGGGCTACGTGGTCGCGGCCCGCGCGGGCCTGGTCCCCGAGATCGGACCCCGATGGGTGTACGCGGCGGGAGCCTTCACCGTCGCGGCCGTCCTCGGCCTGCGCGGCGTCGGCGGGCTCGTCGGGGCGGGGGTGCGCGGCTCCTCGATGCCGGAGTTCAACGCGCTCGACCTGCGCATCTACTCCCCACTGTGCGCGGTCCTCGCGGGCCTGTCGTTGTGGGTGGCGTTGTCGCCGGGCGACTGA
- a CDS encoding TetR/AcrR family transcriptional regulator produces MPKPRLTREDWTRAALAAMSRGGPAAVAVDPLAKILGATRGSFYWHFTDREALLVAALELWEQVATEDLIAVMEKIRNPLDRLRTLLHEALRDRRPNDVHLEPAIVAHAHDPVVAPVLRRVTERRIGYLTECYRQLGMAPDAARRQGVVAYATYLGWVELRAAAPDIVPEVTRDASAMDHLLGQLTPKTGNDHLA; encoded by the coding sequence ATGCCGAAACCCCGACTGACCAGGGAAGACTGGACCCGGGCCGCCCTGGCTGCGATGTCGCGGGGCGGTCCAGCTGCGGTGGCCGTCGACCCGCTGGCCAAGATCCTCGGCGCGACCAGGGGCAGCTTCTACTGGCACTTCACCGACCGCGAGGCCCTCCTGGTCGCCGCCCTCGAACTGTGGGAACAGGTCGCCACCGAGGACCTGATCGCGGTGATGGAGAAGATCCGCAACCCGCTCGACCGGCTCCGCACCCTGCTGCACGAGGCCCTCCGGGACCGCCGGCCGAACGACGTCCACCTGGAGCCGGCGATCGTCGCGCACGCCCACGACCCGGTCGTCGCCCCGGTGCTGCGCCGGGTCACCGAGCGGCGGATCGGCTATCTCACGGAGTGCTACCGGCAGCTCGGCATGGCCCCGGACGCGGCCCGCCGGCAGGGCGTCGTGGCGTACGCGACATATCTGGGCTGGGTCGAACTGCGGGCCGCCGCGCCGGACATCGTCCCGGAGGTCACCAGGGACGCCTCCGCCATGGATCACCTTCTTGGTCAATTGACGCCGAAGACGGGCAATGACCACCTAGCGTGA
- a CDS encoding low temperature requirement protein A — translation MDLTEQRVTWAELFLDLVWVFAVTQIAGVLATAAGPLDIVRALLLLAPLWWGWVGVTLLGNLTGARLDGARGRLTLFALAGCGLGMAIAAPHGFSRWGGLALVGFYTLLRLLLWLAAVPIVGARHLDPFSVTLLVTCPLYLVGALLDGPWRLGVWFLAAFVGPFVFRPKVKGHRFEASHLPERFGLFVIIALGESVVAIGGQATGKLSDWATIPLALVTIVGLWWTYFHYGAPAVRHALETDPVQARIVRQVFSVAHFGYVFAIILIAVGLKKTVGHPFDLPHKPAELMLAPGVALYLAGFCYARWRMFGAALWPRLGGALAGVALAFAAPFLPQILTAGLVTAVLLAVNGIEAWVVETGRTLPVVALRRG, via the coding sequence GTGGATCTCACCGAGCAGCGCGTCACCTGGGCGGAGCTCTTCCTCGACCTGGTCTGGGTCTTCGCCGTCACCCAGATCGCGGGGGTGCTCGCCACCGCCGCCGGCCCGCTGGACATCGTCCGGGCCCTCCTGCTCCTCGCCCCACTGTGGTGGGGCTGGGTCGGCGTCACCCTGCTCGGCAACCTCACCGGCGCCCGGCTCGACGGGGCCCGCGGCCGGCTGACCCTGTTCGCGCTGGCCGGGTGCGGGCTGGGCATGGCCATCGCCGCCCCGCACGGCTTCAGCCGGTGGGGCGGCCTGGCCCTCGTCGGGTTCTACACGCTGCTCCGGCTGCTGCTCTGGCTCGCCGCCGTCCCGATCGTCGGCGCGCGGCACCTCGACCCGTTCTCGGTCACCCTGCTGGTGACCTGCCCCCTGTACCTGGTCGGCGCCCTCCTCGACGGGCCGTGGCGGCTCGGGGTCTGGTTCCTGGCGGCGTTCGTCGGGCCGTTCGTTTTCCGGCCCAAGGTCAAGGGCCACCGGTTCGAGGCCTCGCACCTGCCCGAGCGGTTCGGGCTGTTCGTGATCATCGCGCTGGGCGAGAGCGTCGTGGCGATCGGCGGGCAGGCCACCGGGAAGCTCTCCGACTGGGCGACGATCCCCCTTGCCCTGGTCACGATCGTGGGACTGTGGTGGACGTACTTCCACTACGGCGCGCCCGCCGTCCGGCACGCGTTGGAGACCGACCCGGTCCAGGCCAGGATCGTGCGCCAGGTGTTCAGCGTCGCGCACTTCGGGTACGTGTTCGCGATCATCCTCATCGCCGTCGGGCTGAAGAAGACGGTCGGACACCCGTTCGACCTGCCGCACAAGCCGGCCGAACTCATGCTCGCGCCCGGGGTGGCGCTCTATCTCGCCGGGTTCTGCTACGCCCGGTGGCGGATGTTCGGCGCGGCCCTGTGGCCCCGGCTCGGCGGCGCGCTCGCGGGCGTCGCACTCGCGTTCGCGGCGCCGTTCCTGCCGCAGATTCTCACGGCGGGCCTGGTCACGGCGGTGCTGCTCGCCGTGAACGGGATCGAGGCCTGGGTCGTCGAGACTGGCCGAACGCTGCCGGTGGTGGCTCTGCGACGCGGATAA